A genomic segment from Desulfurella amilsii encodes:
- the rpsL gene encoding 30S ribosomal protein S12 — protein sequence MPTINQLVRIGRKKVKEKTKTLALQNCPQRRGVCTRVYTTTPKKPNSALRKVARVKLTTGYEITAYIPGEGHNLQEHSIVLVRGGRVKDLPGVRYHIIRGTLDTAGVNDRKQSRSKYGAKKPKEGTVNEKKKS from the coding sequence GTGCCAACTATTAACCAGTTAGTTAGGATCGGTAGAAAGAAAGTTAAAGAAAAAACAAAAACACTGGCTTTGCAGAATTGTCCTCAAAGAAGAGGTGTTTGCACAAGAGTGTATACAACTACTCCAAAAAAGCCTAATTCGGCTTTAAGGAAGGTTGCTAGGGTTAAATTAACTACGGGATATGAAATAACGGCATACATACCAGGCGAAGGTCACAATTTACAAGAGCATTCAATTGTTCTTGTAAGGGGCGGCAGAGTTAAGGATTTGCCAGGCGTTAGGTATCATATAATCAGAGGTACATTAGATACTGCCGGTGTTAATGACAGAAAACAGAGCAGATCTAAGTATGGAGCAAAAAAACCGAAGGAAGGTACTGTAAATGAGAAGAAGAAGAGCTGA
- the rpoC gene encoding DNA-directed RNA polymerase subunit beta': MFTVLKSKPKSSRDFDNIRIKLASPERIREWSYGEVKKAETINYRTFKPERDGLFCAKIFGPMKDYECLCGKYKRIKYKGIVCEKCGVEVTESRVRRERMGHIELAVPVVHIWYLKSVPSMLSIILDMKLKDLERIVYYEAYVVVHSEVEELPVKTVLTETAYKEAIETYGIKINAEMGAQAIYNLLKNLDLDKVLNELKEEYDATSSDLKKKKIMKRIKLIEKFKRSQNKPEWMVLKVLPVLPPDLRPLVSLEGGRFASSDLNDLYRRIINRNNRLKRLLELGAPSIIVRNEMRMLQEAVDALIDNGRRKQVVRASNNRPLKSLSDTIKGKEGRFRRNLLGKRVDYSGRSVIVAGPDLRIDQCGLPKIMAYELFKPFVYNKLIEEGHALTVKNAKKIVEDKEPIVWDLLEDIVKEYPVMLNRAPTLHRISIQAFYPVLTDEKAIRLHPLVCAAFNADFDGDQMAVHVPISVEAQLESKAIILSSHNIISPANGNPIAVPSQDMVLGIYYMTKARENAKGESAIFSNAWSVRLAFENGVVDLNAKIKYRAEDTIINTTVGRVLFSDIVPKVVPFSLINKIIGKKDLNKLISYVYKNTDLPTTVAFLDNVKKMGFEMATRSGISISVDDILVPEDKSSIIENAEEEARKIQNQYEQGLLTDSERYNKIVDLWNNVTEEISKVMMVKLGGAFNESFNPIFIMADSGARGSLQQMRQLAGIRGLMTKPSGDIIETPIKSNFKEGLNVIEYFVSTHGARKGLADTALKTANAGYLTRKLIDVAQDVFITMEDCGTTEGLEVSALIVNGEEIESLQERIAGRISAEDIINPLTQELIVKENQEITEELAEKIVEAGIRSVKIFSVLTCKAKYGVCAKCYGKDLGRGKEIEIGEAVGIIAAQSIGEPGTQLTLRTFHVGGTALRAGEKVGAETKKGGIVKYFNLRTSINSENNNVILSRRDAAVLIIEPQIVSENDGVVNIEQTKTDFLLKIDGKENYSIRKIDFINEKDIIQNDANVVGKLIFNVKNGDSVEEGDFLVGRILEVYIVPKNLPYGARIYINDNDTIKRFIRTSDAGIVKFAILKGQSFVEVEGFENDIVNKHGAHILIEDENSTLKKRYYLSMGSRIFVKNNTKVKAGEIIAGFDDVVKKRIMDADPSIYLSSAIIADWDSYTDFLLVDTEGYVRFVDIVNNVTLRVDIDKITGLKSNIIIESKNVNLKPRIEIVDENGNVKISESTHEKAEYYLPPGIILQKENGDYVKSGDTLGKIPREATKTTDITGGLPRLNDIFEAKKPKDSAVLSEISGIVSYEGEIKGKRRIVITSTIGKGEAKKEYLIARNKRILVYPGDRVQAGDPLTDGIINPHDILRILGEKVLRWHLVNEIQQVYKLQGVTINDKHIEIIVKQMLSKIIVENAGDTDFIEGDLVDKSIFERKNQQAIENGRKPAIGKISLLGITKASLNTDSFISAASFQETVKVLTDAAITGSIDSLRGLKENVIVGRLIPVGTGQKRFDDINIEMKILDK; this comes from the coding sequence ATGTTTACCGTTTTAAAAAGTAAGCCAAAGTCATCAAGAGATTTTGATAACATAAGAATAAAATTAGCTTCCCCTGAACGTATTAGAGAATGGAGCTATGGAGAAGTAAAAAAAGCTGAAACAATTAATTATAGAACATTTAAACCAGAAAGAGACGGTCTTTTTTGCGCCAAAATATTTGGTCCAATGAAAGACTATGAGTGTCTGTGTGGTAAGTATAAACGCATTAAATATAAAGGCATTGTTTGTGAAAAATGCGGTGTTGAAGTAACAGAATCACGAGTGAGAAGGGAACGTATGGGCCATATTGAACTTGCTGTGCCTGTGGTTCATATATGGTATTTAAAAAGTGTCCCAAGTATGCTTTCTATTATACTTGATATGAAATTGAAGGATTTAGAAAGAATTGTTTACTACGAGGCATATGTTGTTGTTCACTCCGAAGTTGAAGAACTTCCTGTTAAAACGGTTTTAACTGAAACTGCCTACAAGGAAGCAATAGAGACATATGGAATAAAAATAAATGCAGAAATGGGTGCTCAAGCAATATATAATCTATTAAAAAATCTTGATTTAGATAAAGTTTTAAATGAGCTTAAAGAAGAGTACGATGCTACATCCTCTGATCTTAAAAAGAAAAAAATTATGAAACGCATAAAGCTCATTGAGAAGTTTAAAAGAAGCCAAAACAAGCCAGAGTGGATGGTATTGAAAGTACTACCAGTTTTACCGCCTGATTTAAGACCACTTGTTTCTCTTGAAGGTGGCAGGTTTGCTTCATCTGATTTAAACGATTTATACAGGAGAATTATTAATAGAAATAACAGACTGAAACGTTTGCTTGAATTGGGTGCTCCTTCCATTATTGTAAGAAATGAGATGAGAATGCTTCAGGAAGCTGTAGATGCTTTAATTGATAACGGCAGGAGAAAACAGGTTGTAAGAGCGTCAAACAATAGACCACTAAAATCGCTAAGCGATACAATAAAAGGCAAAGAAGGGCGCTTTAGAAGGAATCTTCTTGGTAAAAGGGTTGACTACTCGGGCAGATCTGTAATTGTAGCTGGGCCTGATTTGAGAATTGATCAATGTGGTTTGCCAAAAATAATGGCTTATGAGTTGTTTAAGCCATTCGTTTACAACAAATTAATAGAAGAAGGTCATGCTTTAACTGTAAAAAATGCTAAAAAAATAGTTGAAGATAAAGAGCCTATTGTTTGGGATTTGCTAGAAGATATTGTCAAAGAGTATCCAGTGATGTTAAATAGGGCTCCTACATTGCATAGAATTTCTATTCAGGCTTTTTACCCTGTGCTAACTGATGAAAAGGCAATAAGATTACATCCATTAGTGTGCGCTGCGTTTAACGCAGATTTTGATGGCGATCAGATGGCTGTTCATGTACCCATTAGCGTGGAAGCGCAATTAGAATCAAAAGCCATAATTCTATCGTCGCACAATATTATTTCTCCGGCTAATGGCAACCCTATAGCTGTGCCATCTCAAGATATGGTTCTTGGCATCTACTATATGACAAAAGCAAGAGAGAATGCCAAAGGAGAGTCGGCTATCTTTTCAAACGCTTGGAGTGTAAGACTAGCCTTTGAAAATGGTGTAGTGGATTTAAATGCAAAAATAAAATATAGAGCTGAAGATACAATTATTAATACGACAGTAGGCAGGGTGTTGTTCAGTGATATTGTACCAAAAGTGGTTCCATTCTCTTTGATAAATAAGATAATTGGGAAAAAAGACCTAAACAAACTTATTTCATATGTATATAAAAATACTGATTTACCAACTACAGTTGCTTTTTTGGACAATGTTAAAAAAATGGGTTTTGAAATGGCAACAAGATCAGGTATTTCTATTTCTGTTGATGATATATTGGTTCCAGAAGACAAATCAAGCATCATAGAAAACGCTGAAGAAGAAGCAAGAAAAATTCAAAACCAGTATGAGCAGGGTCTATTAACAGATTCAGAGCGATACAATAAAATAGTAGACCTTTGGAACAATGTTACAGAAGAAATATCAAAGGTTATGATGGTAAAATTGGGTGGTGCTTTCAACGAAAGCTTTAACCCAATTTTTATAATGGCAGATTCTGGCGCAAGGGGTAGTTTGCAGCAAATGAGGCAACTCGCTGGCATTAGAGGTCTTATGACAAAACCATCTGGAGATATTATCGAGACACCGATAAAATCGAACTTTAAAGAGGGTCTAAATGTAATAGAATATTTCGTTTCAACGCATGGTGCGAGAAAAGGTTTAGCTGATACCGCTCTAAAGACAGCAAATGCTGGCTATTTAACAAGAAAGCTTATTGATGTAGCTCAAGATGTTTTTATAACGATGGAAGATTGTGGAACAACCGAAGGATTAGAGGTGAGCGCCTTAATTGTAAACGGCGAAGAGATTGAATCGCTTCAAGAAAGAATTGCAGGTAGAATTTCTGCTGAAGATATAATAAACCCACTTACTCAAGAATTAATTGTAAAAGAAAATCAAGAAATTACAGAAGAATTGGCTGAAAAAATTGTAGAAGCTGGTATTAGAAGTGTTAAAATTTTTTCTGTTTTAACATGCAAAGCAAAATACGGTGTTTGCGCTAAATGCTACGGTAAAGATTTGGGTAGAGGTAAAGAAATTGAGATTGGCGAAGCTGTGGGAATTATTGCTGCACAATCCATTGGCGAGCCTGGGACACAGCTGACACTTAGGACATTTCACGTAGGTGGTACTGCATTAAGAGCTGGTGAGAAAGTCGGAGCAGAAACCAAAAAAGGTGGAATAGTAAAGTATTTCAACTTGAGAACTTCAATTAACTCTGAAAATAACAATGTGATTTTAAGTAGAAGAGATGCGGCGGTATTAATTATAGAACCACAGATTGTTTCAGAAAATGATGGCGTAGTAAACATTGAACAGACAAAAACAGACTTTTTATTAAAAATAGATGGCAAAGAAAACTACAGTATTAGAAAAATCGATTTTATAAATGAAAAAGATATTATACAAAATGATGCAAATGTTGTAGGAAAATTGATTTTCAATGTTAAAAATGGCGATTCGGTAGAAGAAGGTGATTTTTTAGTTGGAAGGATACTTGAGGTATACATAGTGCCAAAAAACTTACCTTATGGGGCAAGGATATATATAAATGATAATGATACAATAAAGCGATTTATTAGGACAAGTGATGCAGGGATTGTAAAATTTGCTATTTTAAAAGGACAATCATTTGTAGAGGTTGAAGGGTTCGAAAACGATATTGTAAATAAGCATGGGGCCCATATTTTAATTGAAGATGAGAACTCTACGTTAAAAAAGAGATATTATCTTTCAATGGGAAGCAGAATATTTGTAAAAAATAACACTAAAGTAAAAGCAGGTGAAATTATAGCTGGTTTTGATGATGTGGTTAAAAAGCGCATTATGGATGCTGACCCTTCAATTTATTTATCAAGCGCTATCATAGCAGATTGGGATTCTTATACAGACTTTTTGCTTGTTGATACTGAAGGTTATGTTAGGTTTGTTGATATAGTGAATAATGTGACCTTAAGAGTAGATATAGATAAAATTACGGGCTTAAAAAGCAACATCATAATTGAAAGCAAAAATGTTAACTTAAAACCAAGGATTGAAATTGTCGATGAAAATGGTAATGTAAAAATATCAGAAAGCACACATGAAAAGGCTGAGTATTATTTGCCTCCTGGTATTATTTTGCAAAAAGAAAATGGTGATTATGTAAAATCGGGTGATACGCTTGGAAAGATTCCAAGAGAAGCAACAAAAACAACTGATATAACCGGCGGTTTGCCTAGATTAAATGATATATTCGAAGCGAAAAAACCAAAAGATTCTGCAGTGCTAAGTGAAATAAGTGGTATTGTTTCTTACGAAGGAGAGATTAAAGGCAAAAGAAGGATTGTTATAACATCAACAATAGGAAAAGGTGAAGCAAAAAAAGAATACCTAATTGCTAGGAATAAGCGCATATTAGTTTATCCAGGTGATAGGGTGCAAGCAGGTGATCCTTTAACAGACGGCATTATTAATCCGCATGATATCTTAAGAATACTAGGTGAAAAAGTTTTAAGGTGGCATTTGGTAAATGAAATTCAACAAGTGTACAAATTGCAAGGCGTTACAATTAACGATAAACACATAGAAATAATAGTAAAACAAATGTTGTCTAAAATTATTGTGGAAAATGCGGGAGATACAGATTTTATAGAAGGTGATTTAGTTGATAAATCTATATTTGAAAGAAAAAATCAACAAGCAATTGAAAATGGTAGGAAACCCGCAATAGGAAAGATAAGTTTGCTAGGCATAACAAAGGCTTCTTTAAATACGGATAGTTTTATTTCAGCCGCATCATTCCAAGAAACAGTTAAGGTGCTAACAGATGCGGCTATCACTGGTTCGATTGATTCACTTAGGGGATTAAAAGAAAACGTTATCGTTGGAAGATTAATTCCTGTTGGAACCGGTCAAAAAAGATTTGATGATATAAATATTGAGATGAAAATTCTTGACAAATAA
- the rpoB gene encoding DNA-directed RNA polymerase subunit beta, whose translation MVQPLCLDYRMRVNFAQTQEVLPVPDILSMAVESYERFLHKGSDFEKTLENAFKEIFPIEDVYGKIKLDYIDYYIRETKYNSTVCKLKGITYGASLILKVKLSLWDVDSNGNKIGVQDIKEQDIYVCELPLMTESGSFIINGVERVIVNQLHRSPGVIFKNLTQQKENNYYAQIIPEKGSWVEFETDNKNLLHIRIDRKKKFPATVILKALGFSDIDILSRIYNLIEINTKDGIFYAKIDKKLQGIRIKDDVIVDGKVIAQKQKKLTTKTISDLINLNVNKVAIDENELLDKFIAEKIDSNGSVVEAFSHIDSKILQELKLMGNFNLKTVFSQFDDDIIINTLKADHDLLQKRRIGLKEDIPVEDVAKIYLHKSLRPGEHSSIEEAGKFFAGLFFDPLKYDLSLEGRAKINETLNIETPKDVRVLTVDDFFGIINHIILFKNGKVSADDMDSLSNRRVHLIGELLYSEVRKGLYRMQRLIKDRLLMPKDTEDLTPYDVINTKPVASTVKDFFATGQLSQFLDQTNILSEISHKRRLSALGPGGLTRERAGFEVRDVHPSHYGRLCPIETPEGPNIGLIVSFSIYAKVNEYGFIETPYRIVENGKVTNKIIYMTAGKEKDHIIAQASVDLNPDETFAQEYVPSMKNGEFIMSPKMDVNLMDVSPRQIVSVTASLIPFLEHDDANRALMGSNMQRQAVPLIVPESPLIGTGMEKEVGTYSRHAVLANREGKVIRIESNKIYIAVQTQDGTFEIDKYDLDSFVRSNQDTCFSQKPIVKIGDYVKKNQVIADGPTMDKGELALGRNMVVAFVPWRGYNYEDGITLSRRVVEEDLFTSIHIKEFEVYARDTKLGPEEITADIPSASAELIKNLDKNGIVRIGAYVKPGDILVGKVTPKAETHYSPEERLLRAIFGEKASNVSDSSLRVPSDTEGTVIDVRIFRRKGTEKITREELIQKEDIKKINEELKNQLNLLEKLKLESYGCLLEEEPLEKDLEVADVTYKKGSKLDKCVLDTLDEKWIKELLSPKNKLKAKEIEKHYKKIAKTLKDEYAKKLKEIDKEDELPPSVIMSVKVFIATKRKLSVGDKMSGRHGNKGVVSRILPVCDMPFLEDGTAVDVVLNPLGVPSRMNLGQILETHLGWISKGLGKKIDEFMKEGKKDILRQYLKRIFLGSADEFIDSLSNETLDIYVKEWKNGVHFATPVFEGPKEKDFDYYKKILDIDTFKSTLFDGITGEKFLEPVTVGVMYVLKLHHLVDDKVHARSVGPYSLVTQQPLGGKAHFGGQRFGEMEVWALEGYGAAYTLQEMLTVKSDDVSGRSKMYEAIVKGKPVLLGGIPESFNVLVKELQSLGLDIELLKDVRRR comes from the coding sequence ATGGTGCAGCCTCTTTGTTTAGATTACAGAATGAGAGTAAATTTTGCTCAAACTCAAGAAGTACTACCTGTGCCAGATATACTGAGCATGGCAGTAGAATCTTATGAAAGATTTTTGCATAAGGGAAGCGATTTTGAAAAAACATTAGAAAATGCTTTTAAAGAAATTTTTCCAATTGAAGATGTTTATGGAAAGATTAAGTTAGACTACATTGATTATTATATAAGAGAAACAAAATATAATTCTACGGTTTGCAAGCTTAAAGGTATTACGTACGGCGCTTCGTTAATTTTAAAAGTAAAGCTTTCGCTGTGGGATGTAGATTCTAATGGCAACAAAATTGGTGTTCAAGATATAAAAGAACAAGATATTTATGTATGTGAATTACCTTTAATGACTGAATCTGGTAGTTTCATTATAAATGGTGTAGAAAGAGTCATTGTAAATCAATTACACAGATCGCCTGGTGTAATATTTAAAAATCTAACCCAGCAAAAAGAAAATAATTATTACGCTCAAATAATACCAGAAAAAGGTAGTTGGGTGGAATTTGAGACTGACAATAAAAATCTTTTACATATTAGGATAGATAGAAAAAAGAAATTTCCTGCGACGGTTATTTTAAAGGCACTGGGTTTTAGTGATATTGATATCTTAAGTAGAATATACAATTTAATTGAGATAAATACGAAAGATGGTATTTTTTATGCAAAGATAGACAAAAAATTGCAAGGTATTAGGATAAAAGATGATGTTATTGTAGATGGTAAGGTTATTGCTCAAAAGCAAAAAAAACTCACAACAAAAACAATTTCAGATTTAATAAACTTAAATGTAAATAAAGTGGCAATTGATGAAAATGAGCTTTTGGATAAATTCATTGCTGAGAAAATTGATAGTAACGGTTCTGTTGTGGAAGCTTTTTCTCATATTGATTCAAAAATTTTACAAGAGCTTAAACTAATGGGAAATTTTAACTTAAAGACTGTATTTAGTCAATTCGATGATGATATAATCATAAATACATTGAAAGCAGATCATGATTTGCTGCAAAAAAGAAGAATAGGTCTAAAAGAAGATATACCTGTTGAAGATGTAGCAAAAATTTACTTGCACAAATCATTAAGACCGGGTGAACATTCTTCTATTGAGGAAGCAGGTAAGTTTTTTGCAGGCTTATTTTTTGACCCACTTAAGTACGATTTATCACTTGAAGGTAGAGCAAAAATAAACGAAACGCTAAATATAGAAACACCAAAAGATGTAAGGGTGTTAACGGTTGATGATTTCTTTGGAATCATTAATCATATAATTTTGTTTAAAAATGGTAAAGTATCGGCAGATGATATGGATAGCCTCTCGAATAGAAGAGTTCACTTAATTGGGGAACTTTTATATTCTGAAGTCAGAAAAGGTCTGTATAGAATGCAAAGGCTTATTAAAGACAGATTATTAATGCCAAAAGACACAGAAGACTTAACACCTTATGATGTGATAAATACAAAGCCTGTTGCAAGTACTGTTAAAGACTTTTTTGCAACAGGTCAGCTGTCTCAATTCTTGGATCAAACAAATATATTATCAGAGATTTCACACAAACGAAGACTTTCCGCACTTGGTCCTGGTGGCTTAACGCGTGAAAGAGCTGGATTTGAAGTGCGCGATGTTCATCCTTCGCATTATGGTAGACTTTGCCCAATAGAAACCCCCGAAGGACCAAATATTGGCTTAATTGTTTCATTTTCAATATATGCTAAGGTTAATGAATATGGGTTTATTGAAACACCATATAGAATAGTAGAAAATGGCAAAGTTACAAACAAAATTATTTATATGACAGCAGGTAAAGAAAAAGATCACATAATAGCGCAAGCCAGCGTTGATTTAAACCCTGACGAAACTTTTGCCCAAGAGTATGTGCCATCAATGAAAAATGGTGAATTTATTATGTCACCTAAAATGGATGTGAATTTGATGGATGTCTCGCCAAGACAAATTGTTTCTGTGACAGCTAGCCTAATACCATTTTTAGAGCACGATGATGCAAATAGGGCGCTTATGGGCTCCAACATGCAGCGTCAAGCCGTACCGCTTATTGTACCAGAATCACCGCTTATTGGCACAGGTATGGAAAAAGAAGTAGGGACATACTCAAGGCATGCTGTGCTTGCAAACAGAGAAGGCAAAGTTATAAGGATAGAAAGCAATAAAATCTATATAGCAGTCCAAACTCAAGATGGCACGTTTGAGATAGACAAATACGATTTGGATAGTTTCGTTAGGTCAAACCAAGACACGTGTTTTTCTCAAAAGCCCATTGTAAAAATAGGCGACTACGTGAAAAAAAATCAAGTTATAGCCGATGGTCCCACAATGGATAAAGGTGAACTTGCCTTAGGTAGAAACATGGTTGTTGCTTTCGTGCCTTGGCGTGGCTATAATTATGAAGACGGCATAACCCTTTCAAGACGTGTTGTGGAAGAAGATCTATTCACATCTATACATATCAAAGAATTTGAAGTTTATGCTCGCGACACTAAATTAGGTCCAGAAGAAATAACCGCCGATATCCCAAGTGCTTCTGCTGAATTGATTAAAAATCTTGATAAGAATGGAATCGTAAGAATAGGAGCTTATGTAAAACCAGGTGATATACTAGTAGGAAAAGTTACACCAAAAGCAGAAACGCACTACTCACCAGAAGAGAGGTTGCTTAGGGCTATCTTTGGAGAAAAGGCCTCTAACGTATCTGATTCATCACTTAGGGTTCCATCTGATACAGAAGGCACAGTTATAGACGTAAGGATATTTAGACGCAAAGGGACAGAAAAAATAACTAGAGAAGAATTAATACAAAAAGAGGACATAAAAAAAATCAATGAAGAGCTTAAAAATCAATTAAATCTGTTAGAAAAGTTAAAATTAGAGTCGTATGGGTGCTTGCTCGAAGAAGAACCTTTAGAAAAAGATCTAGAGGTAGCAGATGTAACTTATAAAAAAGGCAGCAAGCTCGATAAATGTGTGCTTGATACATTGGATGAAAAATGGATAAAAGAATTACTTTCTCCAAAAAACAAACTTAAAGCAAAAGAGATTGAAAAGCATTACAAAAAGATAGCTAAAACTTTAAAAGATGAGTACGCAAAAAAGTTAAAAGAAATTGACAAAGAAGACGAATTACCCCCAAGTGTAATAATGAGTGTAAAAGTTTTTATTGCAACAAAAAGAAAATTATCCGTTGGCGACAAAATGAGCGGTAGACACGGTAACAAAGGCGTTGTTTCAAGAATTTTGCCTGTATGTGATATGCCTTTTTTGGAAGATGGTACTGCCGTAGATGTTGTGCTTAACCCTTTAGGTGTACCATCAAGAATGAACTTAGGTCAGATTCTTGAGACTCATTTGGGGTGGATATCCAAAGGTTTGGGTAAAAAAATTGACGAATTTATGAAAGAAGGTAAAAAGGATATATTGAGGCAATATTTAAAGCGAATTTTTTTAGGTAGCGCAGATGAGTTTATAGACAGTTTAAGTAATGAGACGCTTGATATATACGTAAAAGAGTGGAAAAATGGTGTTCATTTTGCAACCCCAGTATTTGAAGGGCCAAAAGAAAAAGATTTCGATTATTATAAAAAGATTTTAGATATTGATACATTCAAATCAACCCTCTTTGACGGCATAACAGGTGAAAAATTTCTAGAGCCTGTAACTGTTGGCGTTATGTATGTACTAAAATTGCACCATTTAGTAGATGATAAAGTTCATGCAAGAAGCGTAGGGCCCTATTCGCTTGTAACGCAACAGCCTCTTGGCGGTAAAGCGCATTTTGGCGGACAAAGGTTTGGCGAGATGGAAGTTTGGGCTCTAGAAGGTTATGGGGCTGCGTATACTCTACAGGAAATGCTGACGGTAAAATCAGACGATGTAAGCGGCAGAAGTAAGATGTATGAAGCGATTGTTAAAGGGAAGCCAGTTTTGCTTGGCGGTATACCTGAATCATTTAATGTACTTGTTAAAGAATTGCAGTCACTGGGGTTGGATATAGAGCTTTTAAAAGATGTTAGAAGAAGATAG
- the rplL gene encoding 50S ribosomal protein L7/L12 → MADITKEDVIKFIESMTVLELSELVKELEEKFGVSAAAPQIAVASGQPAAAAEEKVEEKTEFNVIIKSAGDKKIQVIKVVRELTQLGLKEAKDLVDGAPSKVKENVSKEEAESIKAKLEEAGATVEIN, encoded by the coding sequence ATGGCTGATATCACAAAAGAAGATGTTATAAAATTTATAGAAAGCATGACTGTTTTGGAACTTTCTGAGTTAGTGAAAGAATTGGAAGAAAAATTTGGCGTGAGTGCAGCTGCACCACAGATAGCTGTAGCTAGCGGACAACCTGCTGCAGCAGCCGAAGAAAAAGTTGAAGAAAAAACTGAGTTCAATGTTATTATTAAATCTGCTGGCGATAAAAAAATTCAGGTAATCAAGGTTGTTAGAGAATTAACGCAACTAGGACTGAAGGAAGCGAAAGATTTAGTTGATGGTGCTCCAAGCAAAGTGAAAGAGAATGTAAGCAAGGAAGAAGCTGAAAGTATTAAAGCAAAACTAGAAGAAGCTGGCGCAACGGTAGAAATCAATTAA
- the rplJ gene encoding 50S ribosomal protein L10: MRKEKKIEIVETIKKNLENAQAVFLVDYSGVDVKKLESIREQVKELGDTFNVIKNTLVAKATQDTKWSNILSLLEGPNTFAVSYSDPIALAKLLLKAEKGIEKLQLKSAVMYGSVFNHDQIEAISKLPSREVLLAMLLGVLNAPARGLVSVLAGVLRKPLYALNAIKEQKSK; encoded by the coding sequence TTGAGAAAAGAAAAAAAGATCGAGATTGTTGAAACTATCAAAAAAAATCTCGAAAATGCTCAGGCTGTGTTTTTAGTTGATTATTCTGGCGTTGATGTGAAAAAGCTTGAATCTATAAGAGAACAAGTAAAAGAATTAGGCGATACTTTCAATGTTATCAAAAACACGCTTGTAGCTAAAGCGACTCAAGATACAAAATGGTCTAATATTTTGAGCTTGCTTGAAGGCCCCAATACTTTTGCTGTAAGCTACAGTGACCCTATTGCTCTTGCAAAGCTGCTGTTGAAAGCAGAAAAAGGCATAGAAAAATTGCAGTTAAAATCAGCTGTTATGTATGGGAGTGTTTTTAATCATGACCAAATTGAGGCAATTTCAAAATTACCATCGAGGGAAGTATTGCTTGCTATGTTGCTTGGTGTGTTGAATGCGCCAGCAAGAGGTTTGGTAAGTGTTTTGGCAGGTGTCTTAAGGAAACCATTATATGCATTAAATGCGATAAAAGAGCAAAAATCTAAATAA
- the rplA gene encoding 50S ribosomal protein L1: protein MAKHGKKYTQALGKYDFSKEYDLENAISLLKNIAYANYDETVEIHTNLGIDPKHAEQQLRGTVSLPKGTGKTLRVLVFAKGEKIKEAQEAGADFVGSDDFIEKIQSGWMDFDKVIATPDMMGAVGKIGKILGPRGLMPNPKVGTVTFDIAGAVKRVKAGEVEFRSDKTGNVHLIAGKKSFNEQDLLENIKTIYDTILKAKPSTAKGKYIKSFYLSTTHSPSVKVKLQAI from the coding sequence ATGGCAAAGCACGGCAAAAAATACACACAAGCGTTGGGGAAATACGATTTTTCAAAAGAATACGATTTAGAAAATGCAATTAGCTTACTTAAAAACATAGCGTATGCCAATTATGATGAAACAGTAGAGATTCATACAAACTTAGGCATCGATCCAAAACACGCAGAGCAGCAACTAAGAGGTACTGTGTCGTTACCAAAAGGGACAGGTAAAACTCTAAGGGTTTTGGTTTTTGCAAAAGGTGAAAAAATTAAAGAAGCCCAGGAAGCAGGTGCAGATTTTGTTGGCTCTGATGATTTTATAGAAAAGATTCAGTCTGGCTGGATGGATTTTGATAAAGTTATTGCAACACCAGATATGATGGGTGCTGTGGGTAAGATTGGTAAAATTTTAGGTCCAAGGGGTCTTATGCCAAACCCAAAAGTTGGAACTGTAACATTCGATATAGCAGGAGCGGTTAAAAGAGTTAAAGCAGGCGAGGTGGAGTTTAGAAGCGATAAAACAGGTAATGTTCATTTGATAGCTGGAAAAAAATCTTTTAACGAACAAGATTTGCTTGAAAATATAAAAACAATTTACGATACTATATTAAAAGCAAAGCCTTCAACCGCAAAAGGTAAGTATATAAAATCATTTTATTTATCAACCACGCACTCGCCCAGCGTTAAGGTAAAGCTACAAGCAATTTAA